The following are encoded in a window of Spea bombifrons isolate aSpeBom1 chromosome 2, aSpeBom1.2.pri, whole genome shotgun sequence genomic DNA:
- the LOC128474036 gene encoding CDK5 regulatory subunit-associated protein 2-like, whose product MDLVHAEDFKLVDYINAGQSNALPEKEGKARYRDGGGFRGHDEEGKSLNKEHTMKDFEKQVTDLKRENFNLKLRIYFLEEQIQQSCESSSEDLHRMNVELKVEVESLKNDLQEKQKLLLKASKAMESLALEGGNTQQTKEDCPGQEEGSSKLCHLENELQIKHAEMNTIRALLDQEQTQRFEAEAKLLAAEEQYRRTTVVLEERDLMISHLNETLDSKEALIIELKRQLAATEPDAHSTSNVPERNNSLDVCKGKGHDENELGYKQLILSLKAEKEMYSQLINSVGERGSLQKELDTVAALQRQLLEKIRSNEELGRMLEDQLKAHCRENDTVSFFGERTSYLNICLDYLDQNFEYRVERDLQEKEAENNLQYTGSSDGNYGLTNQYLVASRDAVVQSISRNAETEDVLDASLKEEENTDTRLVCQSSAVFEGKHRDASTSPTIQYDINSGLEYSDVENKILFRLKHDVDWKNGVDVGTQVEIDQEDTRERSFKVPKLQMEESVGKSTAVSKVETSAFDKENAVYPGGHTEQHWRRSASGFERGQANSLTERKNSQNDKLNNFAKRSQIPVLQKSSSGTQLTAKSLGCLSSAQNEPMLQLHNYQLQINKLTEQLHCAYLELEGRRSGAVLMEDCCAKNSNCSEHGSSHTPSRLVPGYGVLSDERGRYVLGFLEDYDALWKQILEGRSVLLEIDADIDNRKSADHFDNILYDKIRRTAQCLEEAVRLMHLLWRVSLPSHVHRSNSVAEVEKMRMEIVRLRKSLVEQKQLVSGMMNRFYAESQYEDSVRLILDQVSMTHEVLKRARRNLEKQPAKTHD is encoded by the coding sequence ATGGACTTGGTACATGCGGAAGACTTTAAATTGGTGGATTATATAAATGCCGGCCAAAGCAATGCGTTGCCGGAGAAAGAAGGCAAAGCCCGCTATCGGGACGGCGGTGGGTTTCGCGGTCATGATGAAGAGGGGAAGAGTCTGAACAAAGAACATACCATGAAGGATTTTGAAAAGCAAGTTACTGATTTGAAGAGGGAAAACTTCAACCTGAAGCTTCGTATATATTTCCTAGAGGAGCAAATTCAACAGAGTTGCGAAAGCAGCAGCGAGGACCTGCACAGAATGAACGTAGAGCTAAAAGTTGAAGTGGAAAGCCTGAAAAATGACCTGCAGGAGAAACAGAAACTCCTCCTGAAGGCTTCAAAAGCAATGGAAAGCCTTGCATTGGAGGGTGGTAACACCCAACAGACCAAAGAAGACTGCCCTGGACAAGAGGAAGGCTCTTCAAAGCTTTGCCATCTAGAAAATGAGCTACAGATTAAACATGCAGAGATGAATACAATTAGAGCTCTACTGGATCAGGAGCAAACGCAAAGGTTCGAAGCAGAAGCAAAGCTTTTAGCAGCAGAAGAGCAGTATAGAAGGACCACAGTGGTGCTGGAAGAAAGGGATCTCATGATCAGCCATTTAAATGAGACTCTGGATTCCAAAGAAGCTTTAATTATAGAACTGAAAAGACAGCTCGCTGCCACAGAGCCTGATGCCCACTCTACAAGCAATGTCCCAGAAAGGAACAATAGTTTGGACGTGTGTAAAGGCAAAGGGCATGACGAAAACGAGCTCGGTTATAAGCAGCTAATTTTGTCTCTGAAAGCAGAAAAGGAAATGTATTCCCAGCTAATCAATTCCGTTGGAGAACGTGGAAGCCTGCAGAAGGAACTTGACACGGTTGCCGCATTACAAAGGCAGCTGCTTGAAAAGATTCGTTCTAACGAAGAACTAGGCAGGATGCTGGAAGATCAACTGAAGGCGCATTGCAGAGAAAATGATACCgtttcattttttggggaaCGCActtcatatttaaatatttgccttGATTACCTAGATCAAAACTTTGAATATCGTGTGGAACGTGATTTACAAGAGAAGGAAGCAGAAAACAACTTACAATATACAGGCTCTTCAGATGGAAATTATGGATTGACCAACCAGTATTTGGTAGCATCCAGAGATGCCGTGGTTCAGAGTATTTCTAGAAACGCAGAAACCGAAGACGTCTTAGATGCCTCCCTTAAGGAAGAAGAAAATACAGACACGCGGTTAGTGTGTCAGAGCTCTGCGGTATTCGAAGGTAAGCATCGTGATGCTTCTACTTCACCTACCATCCAGTATGACATCAACTCAGGTTTGGAATATTCGGATGTAGAAAACAAGATTTTGTTTCGATTAAAGCATGACGTGGATTGGAAAAATGGTGTGGATGTTGGCACACAAGTAGAAATTGACCAAGAGGATACAAGAGAAAGGTCTTTTAAAGTTCCTAAACTACAGATGGAAGAATCTGTAGGTAAAAGCACAGCTGTTTCTAAAGTGGAAACCTCTGCATTTGATAAGGAGAATGCAGTATACCCCGGTGGGCACACAGAACAACATTGGAGGAGAAGTGCCAGTGGCTTTGAGAGAGGGCAGGCGAACAGTCTCACTGAAAGAAAGAACAGTCAAAACGATAAACTAAATAACTTTGCAAAGAGATCACAAATTCCAGTATTACAAAAATCATCTTCGGGTACACAGCTCACTGCAAAGTCTTTAGGATGTTTATCCAGCGCGCAGAATGAGCCCATGCTTCAACTGCATAATTACCAGCTCCAGATAAACAAGCTAACCGAACAGCTTCATTGTGCGTACCTTGAGCTCGAGGGACGAAGAAGTGGGGCTGTCTTGATGGAAGACTGCTGTGCGAAGAACAGTAACTGTTCGGAGCATGGTTCATCGCATACTCCTTCACGGCTGGTTCCTGGTTACGGCGTTTTGTCGGATGAACGCGGCCGTTACGTTCTTGGTTTTCTGGAAGATTACGATGCTCTGTGGAAACAGATACTGGAAGGAAGGAGTGTGTTACTTGAAATTGATGCCGACATTGACAACCGGAAGAGCGCGGATCATTTTGATAACATTTTGTATGACAAAATAAGGAGAACCGCGCAGTGTTTGGAAGAAGCAGTGCGTTTGATGCACCTTTTGTGGAGAGTGTCCTTACCTTCACATGTTCACAGGTCTAATAGTGTTGCTGAGGTTGAAAAGATGAGAATGGAAATTGTAAGACTTAGGAAAAGTCTTGTTGAGCAGAAGCAATTAGTCTCCGGAATGATGAATCGTTTCTACGCTGAAAGCCAGTATGAAGACAGCGTGAGACTTATTCTTGATCAAGTGTCCATGACTCACGAGGTTTTAAAGAGAGCTCGCCGAAATCTCGAAAAGCAGCCCGCCAAGACACATGACTAA